In a genomic window of Telopea speciosissima isolate NSW1024214 ecotype Mountain lineage chromosome 5, Tspe_v1, whole genome shotgun sequence:
- the LOC122662551 gene encoding splicing factor U2af small subunit B-like encodes MAEHLASIFGTEKDRVNCPFYFKIGACRHGDRCSRLHNKPTISPTLLLSNMYQRPDMITPGVDPQGQPIDPRKIQEHFEDFYEDIFEELNKFGEIESLNICDNLADHMVGNVYVQFKEEDQAAAALRALQGRFYSGRPIIVDFSPVTDFREATCRQFEENSCNRGGYCNFMHVKQISRDLRRKLYGRYRRSRGSRSRSRSLSPYHRRESDRHGDYRDRDYRNGRHSGDRYGRFDSDGGRRRHGSPRRTKSPVREGSEERRARIEQWNREKEEKQW; translated from the coding sequence ATGGCGGAGCACTTAGCTTCTATCTTCGGCACTGAAAAGGACCGAGTGAATTGTCCCTTTTATTTCAAAATTGGTGCCTGCCGCCACGGCGATAGGTGCTCCCGTCTTCACAACAAGCCCACCATTTCTCCAACTCTCCTTTTATCAAACATGTACCAGCGGCCCGATATGATCACCCCTGGTGTTGATCCCCAAGGACAGCCTATCGACCCTCGGAAGATCCAGGAACACTTTGAGGATTTCTATGAGGACATATTTGAGGAGCTCAACAAATTCGGTGAGATAGAGAGTTTGAACATCTGTGACAACCTGGCAGATCACATGGTTGGCAATGTTTACGTTCAGTTCAAGGAGGAAGATCAAGCCGCTGCAGCTTTGCGGGCACTGCAGGGGCGTTTCTACTCTGGTCGCCCAATCATTGTCGATTTCTCCCCAGTGACTGATTTTCGTGAGGCTACTTGCAGGCAATTTGAGGAGAATAGCTGCAATCGAGGAGGATACTGTAATTTCATGCATGTGAAGCAGATTTCAAGGGACTTGAGGAGGAAACTCTATGGAAGGTATCGTCGATCAAGGGGTAGTCGTAGTCGCAGCAGGAGTTTGAGTCCATACCACCGTAGGGAATCAGATAGGCATGGGGACTACCGTGATCGGGACTACCGGAATGGTCGGCACAGCGGGGACAGGTATGGAAGATTCGACAGTGATGGGGGAAGGCGACGGCATGGGAGTCCGAGGCGAACCAAGAGCCCAGTAAGGGAAGGGAGTGAGGAACGGAGAGCAAGGATCGAACAATGGAACcgggagaaggaagagaagcagTGGTGA
- the LOC122660957 gene encoding calvin cycle protein CP12-3, chloroplastic, whose protein sequence is MTSFMTPRVFSPAAVNPMPASVYSCDKVSYSYSVAVVPGVRSRKKAMQQPLSVRAMAVAKFKGTWMREKQLTEMIEKKVMEAKGVCKGNEASDECKVAWDEVEEVSRAKADLRRKMEKHDPLEYFCQENPETDECRIYED, encoded by the coding sequence ATGACGTCTTTCATGACTCCGAGAGTTTTCTCGCCGGCAGCTGTAAATCCGATGCCTGCTTCTGTCTATAGTTGCGATAAGGTTTCTTATTCTTACTCGGTTGCCGTTGTTCCTGGTGTACGAAGCCGTAAGAAGGCGATGCAACAACCACTGTCGGTGAGAGCGATGGCGGTGGCGAAGTTCAAAGGGACATGGATGAGAGAGAAGCAGCTAACGGAGATGATAGAGAAGAAAGTGATGGAAGCGAAGGGAGTTTGCAAAGGAAACGAAGCGTCGGACGAGTGCAAGGTTGCGTGGGACGAGGTGGAAGAGGTGAGTCGGGCCAAAGCCGATCTCCGGCGGAAGATGGAGAAGCATGACCCTCTCGAATACTTCTGTCAGGAAAATCCTGAGACGGACGAGTGCCGGATCTACGAGGATTGA
- the LOC122662564 gene encoding DExH-box ATP-dependent RNA helicase DExH12-like produces the protein MAHLGGGAEAHARFKQYDYRANSSLVLTTDSGPRDTHEPTVKPESLYGKIDPKTFGDRAYRGKPPESDEKLRKLKKKDWDPEGLPSRQSKRRRLRKESVLSVTEEGDYQPKTKETRAAYEALLGVIQQQLGGQPPSVVSGAADEVLAVLKNDAIKNPDKKMEIDGPLNPIPNQVFDQLVSIGNLITDFQDGGEAAGSAAATADDALDNDMGVVVEFEDEEEEEDDSDFDVVQEVDMEEDDGLDLNDAGAMQMGRGIDDDDVQEANEEMTLNVQDIDAYWLQRKISQSYEVIDPQHCKKLADDVLTILAEGGDREKRLLVLLDFDKFSLIKYLLGNRLKIVWCTRLARAEDQEERKKIEEEMMGSGSDLAAILEQLHATRATAKERQKNLEKSIREEVRRLKDESTIGDGDREWRGFIDGDSDSGWGKGQREILPLDKYIFHKGGLLMANKKCELPMGSYRNHSKWYEEVHVPALKPKPLAPDEELIKISVMPDWAQPAFKGMTQLNRVQSKVYKTALLTAENILLCAPTGAGKTNVALLTILHQIALQNPGGSFNNSNYKIVYVAPMKALVAEVVGNLSNRLQHYGVKVKELSGDQTLTRQQIEETQVIVTTPEKWDIITRKSGDRTYTQLVKLLIIDEIHLLHDNRGPVLESIVARTVRQIETTKEHIRLVGLSATLPNYEDVALFLRVDQEKGLFHFDNSYRPCPLAQQYIGITAKKPLQRFQLMNDVCYEKVIAVAGKHQVLIFVHSRKETAKTACAIRDTSLAKDALGCFLAEDSASREILQSHMELVKSNDLKDLLPYGFAIHHAGMVRGDRQLVEKLFSEGHVQVLVSTATLAWGVNLPAHIVIIKGTEIYNPEKGAWSELSPLDVMQMMGRAGRPQYDSYGEGIIITGHSELQYYLSLMNQQLPIESQFISKLADQLNAEIALGTVQNAREACNWISYTYLYVRMLRNPTLYGIDPNFLGKDITLEERRADLIHSAGTILDRNNLIRYDRKSGYFQVTDLGRVASYYYITHGTISIYNEYLKPTMGDIELCHLFSLSEEFKYVTVRQDEKMEMAKLLDCIPIPIKESLEEPIAKINVLLQAYISQIKLEGLSLMSDMVFITQSAGRLLRALFEIVLKRGWAQLAEKALNLCKMVNKRMWSIQMPLCQFNGIPNEILMKLEKKDLAWQRYYDLSAQEIGELIRYPKMGKPLHKYIHQFPKLNLAARVQPITRSVLRVELTVTPDFQWEDKVHGFVEPFWVIVEDNDREYILHHEYFMLKKQYIDEDYILNFTVPIYEPLPPQYFICVVSDRWLGSQSVLPVSFRHLILPEKNPPPTELLDLQPLPVTALRNPSYEALYQEFKQFNQIQTQVFTVLYNTDDNVLVAAPTGSGKTICAEFALLRNHQKGPESIIRVVYIAPIEALTNECYRDWERKFGKGLGMQVVELTGETATDLKLLEKGQIIISTPEKWDALSRRWKQRKLIQQVSLFIIDEVHLIGGQGGPVLEVIVARMRNIASQGENKIRIVALSASLANAKDLGEWIGATSHGLFNFHPSVRPVPLEIHIQGVDIANFEARMQAMTKPTYTAIVQHAKNGKSALVFVPTRKHAQLTAVDLMTYSSADSGEKPTLLLRLVEDLEPFISKVSDLMLRDTLRHGVGYLHEGLTSMDQEVVLHLFKAGWIQVCVASSSMCWGMPLSAHLVVVMGTQYYDGRENAHTEYPITDLLQMMGHASKVLVDNSGKCVILCHAPRKEYYKKFLYEALPVESHLQHYLHDNLNAEIVVGVIKNKQDAVDYLTWTFMYRRITQNPNYYNLQGVDHRHLSDHLSELVENILSDLDATMCVAIKDDMNLIPLNLGMIASYYYISYTTIERFSSSLIPKMKMKGLLEILANASEYAELSIRPGEEELIRRLINHQRFSFENPKYTDPHVKANALLQAHFSRHKVVGNLASDQLEVLLSASRLLQAMVDVISSNGWLSLALLAMEVSQMVTQGMWEHDSMLLQLPHFTKELAKKCQENPGKSIETVFDLVEMEDDERQELLQMTDSQLLDIARFCNRFPNIDMTYEVLKSDSIRTGDDIALQVTLEWVIEERSELGPVYAPRYPKAKEEGWWLVVGDTETNQLLAIKRVALQRKSKVKLEFIAPAEAGEKSYTLYFMCDSYMGCDQEYEFRVDVKEVAGAGDKSGRE, from the exons ATGGCGCATTTGGGTGGTGGTGCGGAGGCACACGCTCGTTTCAAGCAGTATGACTACAGAGCAAACTCGAGCCTTGTGCTTACAACCGATTCTGGTCCTCGTGACACTCATGAGCCAACGGTGAAGCCTGAATCTCTATATGGGAAGATAGACCCGAAAACCTTTGGTGATCGTGCTTACAGAGGAAAACCCCCGGAATCCGATGAGAAGCTGAGGAAGTTAAAGAAGAAGGATTGGGACCCTGAGGGCTTGCCCAGTAGGCAAAGTAAGCGGCGGCGCCTCCGAAAGGAGAGCGTCCTCTCTGTGACAGAGGAAGGTGATTATCAGCCAAAGACGAAGGAGACTCGGGCAGCATACGAGGCCTTACTCGGAGTCATACAACAGCAGTTAGGAGGTCAGCCACCAAGTGTTGTGAGTGGTGCAGCTGATGAGGTGCTGGCCGTTCTAAAGAATGATGCCATCAAGAATCCTGACAAGAAAATGGAGATTGATGGGCCTTTGAATCCAATACCAAATCAAGTATTTGATCAACTCGTGTCTATTGGGAACCTTATTACTGACTTCCAAGACGGTGGTGAGGCAGCCGGgtctgctgctgctactgctgatgATGCTCTTGATAATGATATGGGTGTTGTTGTCGAGTTTgaagatgaggaggaggaagaggacgACAGTGATTTTGATGTGGTTCAGGAAGTGGACatggaggaagatgatgggCTGGACTTAAATGACGCTGGTGCAATGCAGATGGGTCGTGGGATCGATGATGATGACGTCCAAGAAGCCAACGAGGAAATGACTCTTAATGTTCAAGATATAGATGCATATTGGCTCCAGAGAAAAATCTCTCAATCATATGAAGTGATTGACCCACAACACTGCAAGAAATTGGCAGATGATGTGCTTACAATACTTGCAGAAGGAGGTGACAGAGAAAAAAGGCTCTTGGTGCTTCTTGATTTTGATAAGTTTAGCCTCATTAAATATCTCTTGGGGAACCGGCTGAAGATAGTCTGGTGTACACGTTTGGCAAGGGCTGAAGACcaagaggaaaggaagaagattgaggaagaaatgatgggTTCGGGTTCAGATTTGGCTGCTATTTTGGAGCAGTTGCATGCCACTAGAGCAACTGCTAAGGAACGCCAGAAGAACTTGGAGAAAAGTATAAGAGAAGAGGTCAGGAGATTGAAAGATGAAAGCACCATTGGAGATGGGGATAGGGAGTGGAGGGGTTTTATTGATGGAGACTCAGACAGTGGTTGGGGGAAGGGGCAGCGTGAAATACTTCCTCTTGACAAATACATTTTTCATAAAGGTGGTCTTCTGATGGCCAATAAGAAATGTGAGCTTCCAATGGGTTCGTATAGGAATCATAGTAAGTGGTATGAAGAAGTTCATGTGCCAGCTTTGAAGCCAAAGCCGCTTGCTCCTGATGAAGAGCTCATAAAGATTTCTGTCATGCCCGACTGGGCGCAGCCGGCTTTTAAAGGGATGACCCAGCTGAACAGAGTGCAGAGTAAAGTTTATAAAACTGCTCTCTTGACAgcagaaaatattctcttatgtGCTCCTACTGGTGCAGGAAAAACTAATGTTGCCTTACTAACCATTCTTCACCAGATTGCATTGCAGAACCCAGGTGGATCATTCAACAACAGCAATTATAAAATTGTCTATGTGGCTCCGATGAAAGCACTTGTTGCTGAAGTGGTTGGAAATCTGTCCAATCGGTTGCAACATTATGGTGTCAAAGTTAAAGAGCTGAGTGGAGATCAGACCCTGACCCGTCAACAGATTGAAGAGACACAGGTAATTGTTACAACTCCTGAGAAGTGGGATATTATCACCAGAAAATCTGGGGACCGAACCTATACGCAGCTTGTGAAGCTACTTATCATTGATGaaattcatcttcttcatgataACAGAGGGCCTGTGCTTGAAAGTATTGTTGCAAGAACAGTTAGACAAATTGAGACAACAAAAGAACATATCCGGTTGGTAGGATTATCGGCTACACTCCCCAACTATGAAGATGTGGCCTTGTTTCTCCGAGTTGATCAGGAAAAAGGACTGTTCCATTTTGACAACAGTTACAGACCTTGCCCTCTTGCTCAGCAGTATATTGGAATCACGGCTAAGAAGCCTTTGCAGAGATTCCAGTTGATGAACGATGTCTGTTATGAGAAGGTCATAGCTGTTGCTGGAAAGcatcaagttcttatttttgtCCATTCAAGGAAAGAAACGGCCAAAACAGCTTGTGCTATACGAGATACTTCTCTTGCAAAGGATGCCCTTGGTTGTTTTTTAGCAGAGGACAGTGCAAGCCGTGAGATCCTGCAGAGTCATATGGAGTTGGTCAAGAGCAATGATCTAAAGGACCTGTTGCCATATGGATTTGCAATTCATCATGCTGGAATGGTAAGGGGAGATCGCCAACTTGTTGAGAAACTTTTTTCTGAAGGCCATGTTCAAGTATTGGTTTCAACTGCTACCCTTGCTTGGGGAGTTAATTTGCCAGCACACATTGTGATCATCAAAGGGACGGAGATATACAATCCTGAGAAAGGAGCATGGTCTGAGCTGAGCCCTCTGGATGTTATGCAAATGATGGGTCGTGCAGGAAGGCCTCAGTATGACTCCTATGGTGAAGGAATAATTATTACTGGGCATAGTGAACTGCAATACTATCTTTCCCTCATGAATCAACAGCTTCCCATTGAAAGTCAATTTATATCCAAATTGGCTGATCAGCTGAATGCTGAAATTGCTCTTGGGACTGTTCAGAATGCAAGGGAGGCCTGCAACTGGATTAGTTACACATATTTGTATGTTCGTATGTTGAGGAATCCGACTCTATATGGCATAGATCCAAATTTTCTTGGTAAAGACATTACATTGGAGGAGCGGAGGGCCGATCTG ATCCATAGTGCTGGAACAATCTTGGACAGAAATAATTTGATCAGGTATGATCGCAAAAGTGGCTATTTTCAAGTTACAGACTTGGGGCGGGTTGCTAGTTACTACTATATAACTCATGGAACGATATCTATATACAACGAGTATTTGAAGCCAACAATGGGTGATATTGAGCTTTGTCACTTGTTTTCCCTTAGTGAAGAATTCAAATATGTTACAGTGAGACAAGATGAGAAGATGGAAATGGCAAAGCTCTTGGATTGTATCCCCATACCCATAAAGGAAAGCTTGGAAGAGCCTATTGCCAAGATTAATGTGCTACTTCAGGCATATATTTCACAAATTAAGCTCGAGGGGCTTTcattgatgtcagacatggtgtTCATTACCCAG AGTGCTGGTCGTCTTCTGCGAGCCCTTTTCGAGATTGTCCTTAAGAGAGGATGGGCACAATTAGCTGAGAAGGCTTTGAATCTGTGTAAGATGGTTAACAAAAGGATGTGGAGCATCCAGATGCCCCTTTGCCAGTTCAATGGGATTCCAAATGAGATCCTGATGAAACTAGAGAAGAAAGATTTGGCCTGGCAGAGGTACTATGATCTTTCTGCTCAGGAGATTGGAGAGCTCATACGCTACCCTAAGATGGGGAAACCACTTCACAAGTACATTCACCAGTTTCCAAAGCTTAACCTGGCTGCACGTGTTCAACCTATCACTCGTTCTGTGCTGAGAGTTGAACTCACTGTAACTCCAGATTTTCAGTGGGAGGACAAAGTCCATGGATTTGTTGAACCATTCTGGGTTATTGTTGAGGACAATGACAGGGAATACATTCTTCATCATGAGTATTTCATGCTTAAGAAGCAGTATATTGACGAGGACTACATTTTAAATTTCACAGTGCCAATCTATGAACCTTTACCACCTCAGTACTTCATTTGTGTTGTGTCAGATAGGTGGCTTGGGTCTCAGTCTGTCTTACCTGTTTCTTTCAGGCACCTAATCTTGCCTGAAAAAAATCCTCCACCTACTGAATTGTTGGACTTGCAACCATTGCCAGTGACAGCATTGAGAAACCCCTCATATGAAGCTCTCTATCAAGAATTCAAGCAATTCAATCAGATCCAAACTCAAGTTTTCACCGTGTTGTACAACACTGATGATAATGtattggttgcagccccaacaGGGAGTGGGAAGACCATTTGTGCAGAGTTTGCTCTTTTGAGGAATCATCAGAAAGGACCTGAATCTATCATTCGTGTAGTTTATATTGCTCCTATTGAGGCTCTGACCAATGAATGTTATCGTGATTGGGAGCGGAAGTTTGGAAAAGGCCTAGGGATGCAGGTGGTTGAATTGACGGGTGAAACTGCAACAGACTTGAAACTTCTTGAGAAAGGGCAAATAATTATCAGCACCCCTGAGAAATGGGATGCTTTATCCCGCCGCTGGAAACAGCGGAAGCTTATTCAGCAGGTCAGCCTTTTTATAATCGATGAGGTCCACTTAATTGGTGGCCAAGGGGGTCCTGTATTGGAAGTTATAGTCGCTCGGATGAGAAACATTGCAAGTCAGGGTGAGAACAAAATACGGATAGTGGCACTTTCAGCTTCTCTTGCAAATGCCAAAGACCTTGGGGAATGGATAGGTGCAACCTCTCACGGCCTTTTCAATTTTCATCCAAGTGTTCGTCCTGTGCCTCTGGAGATTCACATTCAAGGAGTGGATATAGCTAATTTTGAAGCAAGGATGCAAGCAATGACAAAACCAACATACACTGCTATTGTTCAACATGCAAAGAATGGAAAATCTGCTCTGGTGTTTGTTCCAACTAGGAAGCATGCACAGCTTACGGCAGTTGATCTGATGACTTACTCAAGTGCAGACAGTGGGGAGAAGCCAACATTGCTATTAAGACTAGTAGAAGATTTGGAACCTTTCATTTCAAAGGTGAGTGATCTCATGCTTCGTGATACTCTTCGTCATGGTGTGGGCTACTTGCATGAAGGTCTTACCAGCATGGATCAGGAGGTTGTgttgcatttatttaaagctGGGTGGATTCAGGTCTGTGTTGCTAGCAGCTCAATGTGCTGGGGGATGCCATTATCTGCTCATTTGGTTGTGGTTATGGGAACACAATATTATGATGGGCGGGAAAACGCTCACACAGAGTACCCAATTACTGATCTGTTGCAGATGATGGGTCATGCGAGTAAAGTTCTTGTGGATAATTCTGGGAAATGTGTTATCCTCTGCCATGCACCTCGTAAAGAATACTATAAGAAGTTCTTGTATGAAGCATTGCCAGTCGAAAGTCATCTGCAGCATTACTTGCATGACAATCTGAATGCAGAAATTGTTGTCGGAGTAATCAAGAACAAACAAGATGCTGTGGATTATCTGACGTGGACATTCATGTACCGTAGGATCACTCAAAATCCTAACTACTACAACCTTCAGGGAGTTGACCACAGGCATCTCTCTGATCATCTCTCAGAGCTTGTGGAGAACATATTGAGCGACTTAGATGCAACTATGTGTGTTGCTATAAAGGATGATATGAACCTTATTCCTCTGAACCTTGGCATGATAGCATCAtactactacatcagctacacTACAATAGAACGTTTTAGTTCGTCATTGATTCCCAAAATGAAGATGAAAGGCCTACTGGAGATTTTGGCTAATGCTTCAGAATATGCAGAGCTTTCAATAAGACCTGGGGAGGAAGAGTTGATAAGAAGGTTGATTAACCACCAGAGATTTTCATTTGAGAACCCCAAATATACTGACCCACATGTAAAAGCAAATGCTTTGCTACAAGCTCACTTCTCAAGGCACAAAGTTGTTGGGAACCTAGCTTCTGACCAGCTAGAAGTACTCCTTTCTGCTAGTAGGTTACTTCAAGCTATGGTAGATGTTATATCCAGCAATGGGTGGCTTAGCCTGGCTCTTCTTGCAATGGAAGTGAGTCAGATGGTAACACAGGGCATGTGGGAGCATGATTCTATGCTTCTACAACTTCCTCACTTCACGAAAGAGTTGGCAAAAAAATGTCAAGAGAACCCGGGAAAGAGTATAGAAACGGTGTTTGACTTAGTGGAGATGGAGGATGATGAGAGGCAAGAATTGCTGCAGATGACAGATTCACAGTTGCTGGACATTGCACGATTCTGCAATCGTTTCCCCAACATAGATATGACATATGAGGTGCTGAAGAGTGACAGCATAAGAACTGGGGATGATATTGCCTTGCAAGTTACCCTTGAGTGGGTTATTGAAGAGAGGTCTGAGTTGGGACCGGTGTATGCTCCCAGGTATCCCAAAgccaaagaagaaggatggtggCTTGTGGTAGGTGATACTGAAACTAACCAGCTGCTTGCAATCAAGAGGGTTGCCCTGCAGCGCAAGTCGAAAGTCAAGCTTGAGTTCATTGCTCCAGCAGAAGCTGGAGAGAAGTCATATACTCTTTATTTTATGTGTGATTCATACATGGGTTGTGACCAGGAGTATGAATTTAGAGTTGATGTCAAAGAAGTTGCAGGTGCAGGTGATAAGAGTGGGAGAGAATGA